A portion of the Kazachstania africana CBS 2517 chromosome 2, complete genome genome contains these proteins:
- the HMO1 gene encoding Hmo1p (similar to Saccharomyces cerevisiae HMO1 (YDR174W); ancestral locus Anc_8.372): protein MFFTLLNQLVSSLFELSKAANQTASSIVDFYNNIGEDEEEKIEAFTTLTESLQTLTSATNQFHSISSDLLNPVDDEKEIIAPSKTPLKRKVERDPNAPKKPLTVFFAYSAYVRQELRDARQKAGLPPLSSTEITQEISKKWKELSDNEKEKWKQAYNVELTHYQKAKQDYLEAKKNGTFTASEGPVHAPVGIPFNLLQNEDRYDSDKRPREEDVSMSSEKKKKKKKKDKKKDKSSSNV from the coding sequence ATGTTTTTTACCCTTTTAAATCAGTTggtttcttcattatttgaattatcTAAGGCGGCTAACCAAACTGCCTCTTCCATTGTagatttttataataatataggagaagatgaagaagaaaagatagaGGCATTCACAACGTTAACAGAATCCTTACAAACTTTAACTTCTGCCACTAATCAATTCCACAGCATCTCTAGCGATTTACTTAATCCAgtagatgatgaaaaggaaatcATCGCTCCTTCTAAGACACCTTTGAAGAGAAAGGTTGAACGTGATCCAAATGCTCCAAAGAAGCCATTGACTGTTTTCTTTGCTTATTCTGCTTACGTTCGTCAAGAACTTCGTGATGCTAGACAAAAAGCTGGTCTTCCTCCATTATCTTCTACAGAAATTACTCAAGAAATTTCcaagaaatggaaagaattaagtgataatgaaaaggaaaaatggAAGCAAGCTTACAATGTTGAATTAACGCATTATCAAAAGGCTAAACAAGACTATCTAGAGGCTAAGAAGAATGGTACATTTACCGCTTCAGAAGGTCCGGTCCATGCTCCAGTTGGTATTCCATtcaatcttcttcaaaatgaagatCGTTATGATAGTGACAAGAGACCTCGTGAAGAAGACGTTTCAATGTCttctgaaaagaaaaagaaaaagaagaagaaggataAGAAGAAGGACAAATCTTCCAGTAACGTGtga
- the UBC1 gene encoding E2 ubiquitin-conjugating protein UBC1 (similar to Saccharomyces cerevisiae UBC1 (YDR177W); ancestral locus Anc_8.375) encodes MSRAKRIMKELQAVKDDPEAKITLEFVIESDIHHLKGSFIGPPGTPYENGAFVVDIEVPMEYPFKPPQMKFDTKVYHPNISSVTGAICLDILKNAWSPVITLKSALISLQALLQSPEPNDPQDAEVAQHYLRDRESFNKTAALWTKLYASAAYGDKEVDEAELYGINSDVVEEFESQGFEKSKIIEVLRRLGIKSLDPNDNATINRIIEELLK; translated from the coding sequence ATGTCAAGGGCAAAGAGAATTATGAAGGAGTTACAGGCCGTTAAGGACGATCCAGAGGCCAAAATAACTTTAGAATTTGTTATTGAATCTGATATACACCATTTAAAAGGTTCTTTTATTGGACCACCAGGTACTCCCTACGAAAATGGAGCCTTTGTTGTCGATATTGAAGTTCCAATGGAATACCCATTCAAACCTCcacaaatgaaatttgataCAAAAGTTTACCAcccaaatatttcttcagtCACTGGGGCAATTTGTCTtgacattttgaaaaatgcaTGGTCTCCCGTTATAACGTTGAAATCTGCCTTGATTTCATTACAAGCATTACTTCAATCACCTGAACCAAATGACCCACAGGATGCAGAAGTTGCTCAACATTACCTTAGGGACAGAGAATCCTTTAACAAGACAGCCGCACTATGGACAAAATTATATGCATCTGCAGCTTACGGCGATAAAGAAGTCGATGAAGCTGAGCTATACGGTATCAATTCTGACGTTGTCgaagaatttgaatcaCAAGGCTTTGAGAAAAGTAAGATCATTGAAGTTTTAAGAAGATTGGGTATCAAATCCTTGGATCCAAATGACAATGCTACAATAAATCGTATCATCGAGGAGTTGTTAAAGtaa
- the ARG82 gene encoding inositol polyphosphate multikinase (similar to Saccharomyces cerevisiae ARG82 (YDR173C); ancestral locus Anc_8.371) — MVIYKELEHKAAGHDGTMTDEDGLLIFKPLNPQELAFYKNIQTRLEKPKRFEEGDVPLELWMPTYLGLLEEGVNKPTDNAQIITDGSDLSKSTVALRGLGLDENSDGEDHKGFLVLENLIAGYHKPNIMDIKLGKILYDENASEEKKARLSKVSETTTSGLLGFRICGMKIQENKYTMDLDLQHHEKHTDDGYIFVNKMFGRTRTVEDVHQAFDMYFSNQKLSEPRIEQLKHNFSQRLQLLYNTLLNEEVRMISSSLLFVYEGDPMRWDEENDEDPIINDQFGDCSGDESSLATDFDTEDTPVRSPPLSSLSLIDFAHSQLTPGKGYDENVIEGIESLMDIFDKSFT, encoded by the coding sequence ATGGTAATTTATAAAGAATTGGAACATAAGGCTGCTGGACATGACGGAACAATGACTGATGAAGACGGTCTACTTATATTTAAACCATTAAATCCACAAGAACTGGCATTCTATAAGAATATTCAAACTAGACTTGAAAAGCCGAAACGGTTTGAAGAAGGAGATGTTCCATTGGAACTGTGGATGCCCACTTATCTTGGTCTCCTGGAGGAAGGTGTGAATAAACCGACTGATAACGCCCAAATTATTACAGATGGGTCTGATTTGAGTAAGTCTACAGTAGCTTTGAGGGGACTTGGTCTTGATGAGAATTCCGACGGTGAAGACCATAAAGGATTCTTGGTgttagaaaatttaattgCTGGTTATCATAAACCTAACATTATGGACATCAAACTTggtaaaatattatatgaCGAAAACGCTTCAGAGGAAAAAAAGGCTCGATTGAGCAAGGTAAGTGAGACTACTACATCTGGATTATTGGGCTTTAGGATTTGTGGCatgaaaattcaagaaaataaatatacTATGGATCTAGACCTTCAGCATCATGAAAAGCATACTGATGACGGTTATATCTTTGTAAATAAGATGTTCGGAAGAACAAGAACGGTTGAGGATGTTCATCAAGCTTTTGATATGTATTTCTCCAATCAGAAATTATCGGAACCAAGAATAGAACAATTAAAGCACAATTTTTCACAGAGATTACAACTTCTCTATAATACTTTGTTGAATGAAGAAGTAAGAATGATCTCGAGTAGCTTGCTATTTGTTTATGAAGGTGATCCAATGAGATgggatgaagaaaatgacgAAGATCCAATAATCAATGATCAATTCGGCGATTGTAGTGGAGATGAAAGTTCGTTAGCAACTGATTTTGATACAGAAGATACTCCCGTAAGGAGCCCTCCTTTGAgttcattatcattaattgattttgcaCATTCACAGCTTACACCGGGAAAAGGATACGATGAAAATGTCATAGAAGGGATTGAAAGTCTAATGGACATATTCGACAAATCATTTACATAA
- the NGG1 gene encoding histone acetyltransferase NGG1 (similar to Saccharomyces cerevisiae NGG1 (YDR176W); ancestral locus Anc_8.374) — MPRVGRRGKGLKDNKPKDEVPIIPTKVLSSILNILDFTFERDIGMLNGKNVRSLPERKILVDLKAQLDKLDDLFGTIADSDKVCIDRIREIRDNRNNSKNKNNDDRSIINNNNNNTTSDTGEKEYEKSPSKQEQVKAIESEPLKEEVAKEVAESSKEIPEVMDVTVSVPSQKRPAEDIEKEKEQSSQEEKPIEDEIKLKKPKLDGHVDIDRMENDPFVKNPKSEFIRSQTLPNAARALGLYSEEGLESTGNDYLKKKYHVASYPTNDLKKLLPGELPDMDFSCPKPTNQIQYNTFLSFVDNFYRDLNDDDTKFLKSKYILPLKLQVDKTYDPDVTPFVIPKLGPLYTDTWFKEDSNQKKANTSPPPLNDPTSIFPRKSASDINDFVLETEDVSCGPLVSRLLSAILKEDGNDANNKDVAINATNDHSLHNNIKQENTDNLEMDSYERTPSESTVHTPISEIDEQMTKFHNNGTTSNLTTDPGWNLDTINLDYPTFEERLKRELKYVGIYMNMPKDENNPNGDELDWLNGREDDEISAELRELQNSLKNVTVKNQSRKESLLPLLEVQLAWQEYSSILDDLDKQIDQAYIKRVRVPKKRKKHHGLTTVTAGTASQIAQQKAANSSLRALLDKRLRWITKIGPLFREPEVMKRIPEESVFRDMDQEEDEEDEEADVFSPNTNNKDVELGES; from the coding sequence ATGCCAAGAGTTGGAAGGAGAGGAAAAGGGTTGAAGGATAATAAACCCAAAGATGAGGTACCCATTATTCCTACGAAGGTGCTATCTTCGATTCTGaatattttggattttACATTTGAACGTGACATTGGTATGTTGAACGGTAAAAATGTACGTTCGTTACCAGAGAGGAAAATATTAGTAGACTTAAAGGCGCAACTGGATAAACTTGACGATTTGTTCGGTACAATTGCTGATAGTGATAAAGTTTGTATTGATCGCATTAGGGAAATTAGAGATAATCgaaataattcaaaaaataaaaataacgaTGATAGAAgtattatcaataataataataataataccacTAGTGATACAGGAGAAAAGGAGTATGAAAAGAGCCCAAGCAAGCAAGAACAAGTAAAAGCAATTGAAAGTGAACCTTTAAAGGAAGAGGTAGCTAAAGAAGTAGCAGAATCTTCAAAAGAGATTCCAGAGGTCATGGATGTTACGGTATCTGTACCCTCACAGAAAAGGCCTGCTGAAGacattgaaaaggaaaaagaacaatCTTCGCAGGAAGAAAAACCAATTGaggatgaaataaaattgaaaaaaccaAAATTGGACGGTCATGTTGACATTGACAGAATGGAAAATGATCCTTTTGTCAAGAATCCAAAATCGGAGTTCATCAGATCACAAACTTTGCCAAATGCTGCAAGAGCTTTAGGGCTATATAGTGAAGAGGGTTTAGAAAGTACGGGCAatgattatttgaaaaaaaaataccaTGTGGCATCGTATCCAACCAATGATTTAAAGAAACTTTTACCAGGTGAACTTCCGGATATGGACTTTTCATGTCCTAAACCAACtaatcaaattcaatataataCATTCTTATCTTTCGTAGATAATTTCTACAGGGATCTAAATGATGACGACACtaagtttttgaaatcaaaatatattttaccATTAAAATTACAGGTAGATAAAACATACGATCCAGATGTGACGCCATTTGTAATACCAAAATTGGGACCCTTGTACACAGACACATGGTTCAAAGAGGACAGTAACCAAAAGAAGGCAAATACGTCTCCTCCTCCACTTAATGACCCAACTTCGAtttttccaagaaaaagCGCCAGTGATATAAATGATTTTGTTCTGGAAACTGAAGATGTATCATGCGGACCGCTTGTCTCAAGGCTTTTATCTGCCATTCTTAAGGAAGACGGAAATGATGCGAATAATAAAGACGTTGCCATAAATGCTACGAATGATCACAGTTTACACAATAACAttaaacaagaaaataccGATAATTTAGAAATGGACAGCTACGAACGAACACCGAGTGAAAGTACAGTCCATACACCAATAAGTGAAATTGACGAACAAATGACCAAATTTCATAATAATGGAACCACAAGTAATTTAACCACAGATCCCGGGTGGAATTTAGATACAATCAATTTGGATTACCcaacttttgaagaaaggtTGAAAAGGGAATTGAAATACGTTGgaatatatatgaatatGCCTAAGGATGAGAATAATCCAAATGGTGATGAACTTGATTGGTTAAATGGGagagaagatgatgaaattagTGCAGAATTGAGAGAATTACAAAACTCTTTAAAAAATGTCACCGTTAAAAATCAAAGTCGAAAAGAATCATTACTTCCTCTATTGGAAGTTCAATTGGCCTGGCAAGAGTATTCATCTATCTTAGACGATTTAGATAAACAGATAGACCAGGCGTACATCAAACGTGTAAGAGttccaaagaaaagaaagaagcaTCATGGCTTGACCACGGTCACTGCTGGTACAGCATCACAAATCGCCCAACAAAAAGCAGCTAATTCTAGTTTGAGGGCGTTATTAGACAAGAGATTAAGATGGATAACAAAAATTGGTCCTTTATTCCGAGAGCCTGAagtgatgaaaagaatccCAGAAGAAAGCGTCTTTAGGGACATggatcaagaagaagacgaagaagacgaagaagCGGATGTCTTCAGCCCTAATACGAACAATAAAGATGTGGAATTGGGAGAATCATAG
- the RSM24 gene encoding mitochondrial 37S ribosomal protein mS35 (similar to Saccharomyces cerevisiae RSM24 (YDR175C); ancestral locus Anc_8.373) yields the protein MFPLNSIVRVSRSQPGFFARLTLRCNSTSVAAVHGTSGSVELDLYMNPSKWKNVPPQKIIDLYWERKTKLGTTYERCEEELDALISTSDYTGVSKDDIKKLYNGDIDEFQNIIGRDALKYGLRPFQFDELPSPAMDMVHDQREQRFYNRLAAYELPLLVQYRQPYKPINEQTHPVVYRYTTYAGEEHPNSKKVSITLKTRNLGLNDRELHKFRLLARTRYDHETDTFKMSSENFPEAAQNAKYLNDILQRLLKEAKDMTDDFSDVPLDTRHTVAKNLRKKSHKYEFPEKWKRPEDAPPRERNLMEKVINSNS from the coding sequence ATGTTTCCTTTGAATTCGATAGTAAGGGTTTCCAGGAGTCAGCCCGGTTTCTTCGCTAGACTCACACTACGCTGTAATTCAACGAGTGTAGCGGCTGTTCATGGTACGAGTGGTTCAGTGGAGTTGGATCTATATATGAATCCTTCCAAATGGAAAAATGTACCACCACAGAAGATAATCGATCTCTATTGGGAAAGAAAGACGAAATTGGGCACCACGTATGAGAGGTGTGAAGAGGAATTGGATGCTTTAATTTCAACTTCAGACTATACTGGTGTCTCTAAGGATGACATTAAGAAACTTTACAACGGTGACATAGATGAATTTCAGAATATAATTGGGCGAGATGCTTTGAAGTACGGTTTAAGGCCCTTCCAGTTTGATGAATTACCATCTCCGGCAATGGATATGGTACATGATCAACGTGAACAGAGATTTTATAATAGATTAGCTGCCTATGAACTTCCATTATTGGTACAGTATAGACAACCCTATAAACCGATCAATGAACAAACACATCCTGTGGTATATCGATATACAACTTACGCTGGTGAAGAGCATCCCAATTCTAAGAAGGTTAGTATAACTTTGAAGACAAGGAATTTGGGATTAAACGATAGAGAATTGCATAAGTTTCGTCTACTAGCCAGGACTAGATACGATCACGAAACTGACACTTTCAAAATGTCAAGTGAAAATTTCCCTGAAGCAGCTCAAAATgccaaatatttgaatgatattttaCAACGATTACTGAAAGAAGCCAAAGACATGACAGATGATTTTAGCGACGTTCCTTTAGATACAAGACACACAGTTGCTAAAAACTTACGCAAAAAATCTCACAAATATGAATTTCCTGAAAAATGGAAACGTCCGGAAGATGCACCACCAAGAGAAAGAAACTTGATGGAAAAAGTCATTAACAGTAATTCCTAA